In Heyndrickxia vini, the sequence CTATTAACTCTTCCTTCTTTTACCTTTCTTCCCTTTACTTGAAATAAAAAGAGTATCCCTTATAAAAGAATACCCTTGATAGTTTATGAAGGAATCTTAATGTTGGAGATATAAATCATTTAACTTCCATTCAATATTTATCCGATTTTCTCCGCCAACTCTAAAATAATTCCCTCTGGACCACGAACGTAGCATAACTTATAACTTTCTTCATATTGCTGTATCTCACTAAAGATTTCTGTACCCTTCTTTTTCAACTTTGCAACAATAGCTTCAATATCTTCAACATTAAAACAAATATGTCGGATACCAAGCGTATTTGCAAAAGGTTGCAGAATATTACTTTCATCGGACGGCGAATAAAATTTGACTAGCTCGATCCATACCTCCCCATCTGGCATCCCCAATCCTACGCATGAAGTTTTAACATCATTAAGCCCAACTATTCTGTCCAACTGTTCTCCATCCAATTCCCATTCCGCTTGCACTTCAAGACCTAAATCAAGAAAAAAAGCTTTAGCCCCTGAAAGATCATTTACGTTTATACTCACATGATCTATTCTATTGATCCTCATATCTCATACCACCTTTCGCCAACGTCGTCACCCTCGTATAATCCATCATGGATAATAGCTTGCTAAATTCCAAACTTAAACCCTCTTTTTGATCAATTAAAAATAAACCTTGATTTTCCATTATAAATCCCCCTTTTCTTTTATCTTTCTACAAAAACGGAGGTAATACCTTCCAAATGGAGCATTTAATCGTAAGTGAAAAGCAATTAATTCCTCTAAGTTTAGGTGGAGATAAGTTGCATAAAAAAGGCATAATCTTTGTTGAAGTAATTTGTCTCTTTAACATAAAAAAAGCTTTAATTACCATAATCTTCAACTAACCCGCTCATTCCTTCAATAGGAAAAGGGCATCCCTTTTTAAAGGAATGCCCCAGTAAGTTGAATAATTTAAAATACCTTTTTCACTAATATTAAAGTTTATTTCTGGTGCTAAATGTTTTTCGTCAAATGAAAATGGAAATGCGTTCTCCCTTTGACAATCTTGAACTTGGTTTAGTGACTTGTTCATTTAATTGAATCGTTCCTTTTTCAATCTTTTTTATGATCTGTGAACGAGTCCAATCCTCAATTTGATTTGCAAGTACTTTATCAATTCGATGTTTTCCTATCACATCTTCTAGTACAATGTGTATCACCTTTACTCCTTGTTCCACTAAGCTGGTTATTGGAATGGCTGACAAAATTGAAGATTCTTCCTTCTGCTCCTCCATTTCAGCAACGTGCTCTGTGAACGATTTATAAACAGCTAATTTTTTGTTCCACGTATGATTTTTTTCACATTTATAAATTGCATATTTGTATATGCTTTTTCCGTTTGCATTATGCCTTCGCACATTGGTGTCCGAAAAAACTGATAATTTTCTACACATTTTGCAGTGCTTCTTTACAGCTCGTTCTGATATTTGAGAAAGTTTCCAGTGGAAAGTTATATTTAACATTAATCCTTCACCTCTTAATAAGATAAAGGAACGCAAGCATCTATTTGGATAACTTGCAGCGCGCATTATAAAATTAAATGGAAAAATTAAATAGGAGATCCTACACAAGGACCTCCTCTCGCATCGAGACTACAGGGTTGCTTGGTTCCTTTGTAATGAGAAAAATGGGCATACTCCTCCCTTGAAAAAAACACCGTGTTTTTTCAGGGGGATGCTATCCAATTTATTGTTCATTACAAAGTAAATATTGGCATACTGTTCTCCTGTATCCTTTCTTCCAAATAGAGTTATTCTCATTTTACTCCGTAATTTCATTCAAAAGCAAACGTTTTCTTATCTCTTTCTTAAATAAATTTCTAAAATTCAGTTTAGTCTTACTTCCCCATAACAGTGGCTGAATACGTACGCCGCCGTTCCAAATTTCTATGTAGTACATATTTTGTAATGACAAATAGGGTGTTCTGTACATGAAATAGTTTTTGAGAAAATAAGAGATAAAAGGGGTAAAGTGCATGATTAGTGTTTTATTTGTATGCCTGGGGAATATTTGCCGTTCACCGATGGCTGAAGCTTTGTTTCGTGACTTAGTCATTAAAGAAAATTTGAATGACATCATCTTAGTTGATTCCGCTGCAACTAGTTCATGGCAAATCGGCTTACCTCCTCACCAAGGAACCCTTGATATTTTAAAAAAATACAATATTTCTTCTACGGGGCTTATCGGACGCCCACTAATTAAAGAAGACTTTTGGAGGTTCGACTATATAATAGGTATGGACAAGAATAACATAAAAAATATTTATAATATAACCGGCAAACCTAATCATCCAAAGATTATTAGGTTGCTAGACTTGACCAAAGAAAGGAAAGATATACCCGATCCATTTTTCACTGGCGACTTTGAAGAAACATATAGACTTGTTTCGACTGGCTGTCGAGCATTACTCAAGAAAATATATAGGGAAGAGAAATTATACTATTGAATTACTCTACCCCTTTAATTTCAGTAAAATGTAACGCATAGTATCATTATAATTAAACTTATTAGCTAGCCAGATTAGAATGCAAGGATTGTCGAAATGAGTCGTTTTATGTATTATAGTACAGTAGTTATTTTTCACACTTTGGAGGAGAAACAATGAGAAAGCTATATTCCTTTGAATTGGATGAAGAGAAAGGCATTTTCTTTATAAAAGTAGGCGGCTTTTTTAAAGAGGAAGATGCAAAAATATATTTAAGCGAGTTCCAAACAATCGTAAATACTATTAATCCTTCAAGGTATAAATTAATTATAGATGGCCGCGAACAAGAGGAAGTGGCTGACCAGGTGGTGGATGATATCACATTCGTTTTAAAATTATATTCGATGGCTAATTTTAAAAAGATATTAATTATTAATCCTTCCTCTCCTACTTCAAGAATGCAAGTTGAAAATTGTGTAAGGAAAATTATCTTTCCTGGAATATTTGTGGATTCCATAGAAGAAGCTTACAGTATATAAGATTAATACTATTTTTTTACTGTTATCTTAGCACAGGCACAGTTAAGAGATGGAAAACTTTTACTGACCCTCTCATTAGTTCTGTGATTTTTTGTTCTACACTGTCCAGCACCTTCAGTTAAATAATTAAAAGGCTGCTGTTCAATCTATTCAATCGTAAACTGTTTTAATTTAATTTACATTTTTCTCCGTTGTGTCTACCTTATGCTAATAAAGGTGATTTTTATGATTTTGTATATGTTCTATTAAAATACTTCTATCTTCTGGATAGGTTAATTCTAATTTCTCTATTTCTTCCTCGGTTTTCCATGCTATCTCATAAATCAGTCCATCTGGGTCTTGAATATTCTTCTTCAGGTTTTCCTTGCAAAACCATTAATAATTCAGCGTTATCATTTAAACATATCACCGGAGCACCAAACCATTTTTCCATATTTATCCCCCAGATATTTTATCACTTCTTCATATTTATGGTAATTTCCTCCTACTTCTTTAGAAAAATGTTGCTACTAGTTTGAATAAGAAGTTCAGATAACGTGGATAAAAACTAAAATCACTGCACACAAAAGCTTGGGATTTTCCCAATACCTATGACTTTAATATGGTTTTTTGTTTCATTAAAGCTGAAGTTGTACTAATTCATTAGACGACAAATCGAGTTTAATAAGCGGAGAATTTTCTCTTATGTAGAAAATAGCACTGAAAATCCCTTAAATAGACGGAAGGATTCCGACTACTAAATCAAAAAACGTGAAAATTGGGTAATTTTGCTTTGCTTAATCGGAAAACCTCCGCTTATTTCCCCCAAAACGCGCTCTATTCTGCTGGCTAACCGGAAAATATCCGCTTATTTTAATGATCCTCGATTACTCAAAAAGGACATCAATTAGCTACTTAAGTGTAAAAAGATCACCCTACCAAATAGCATATCAATTAACACTGTAAATGGCATGTCGACAACAGCAATGGTCAAGGTGTTTTTTAGGCTGCGATTTTACTTTGCTAATTAAAGTAGTAATATCCCATAATTGTTATATGAAATTTACGAATATTCAAATTTGATAAGATGGCTTGTTAAAGAAAAGTGATCTAACATAGAAATGAAGGAAGGAGGAATAAAATTGTGAAAAAGACTTTTTCCATCATACTAGGCGTTATTCTCCTCGTTATATTGATAAATTTATCAAGTATTATTGCCCATATTAAGAAATATTCTTTCGATCATAATAAACAAGTTACAACTGAGACAAAAGTTCTCAGCTATAAAGAAATTCGGGAGATGTATTATCAGCAAATGTTATTAGCCCAGAAAATAGAAGGCTCAATAAAATATTCATTAGTAGGAAATGAAGTAAGAAAAGGCTATGATGCAGTTACTTACGATGTAGATTTTTTACATGATAATCAGCAAATAAAGGTAAAAATTGAACTACCAATAACAACATACAAAGATAGCAATATGACTATTAACTTTATATCGGGCGAAGGATATATTTTAAAAATATTTGAGGATGGAAAATGGAAAAATGTTAATAAAAAAATCACACAAGAGATTATTAATAACTATGACGGCAAGTAGTGCAAATAAAGGGCATTGGTTGAAGACGACATTATTTAAAAATAAACGTAAAAGGCCGACTTTTCTACGAGTCGGTCATTTCTTATTGAATCTAACGCGAATAACACATTATTTTTGAAGTTAATTATGCTGCTATCTATTACCTAATTGGAGAATTATTCAATAGGAGTTAAATTGCTAAAGTGGATCCGCTCATTTGATCATGTGTTTCGTTACCTTATCCCCAGTTTCCCTTCCAACTCACTTTTCTGACGCAAGTGATGACGAAAATGCATGGAGACCAAATCGTACCATTCATTCGCGTTAAGCCAGCCAAAGCCACCATGTTTTACTTTATAATCAGGATTTATTTTATTTTTTTTTGATTCCAATTGTCTCATTCTTTGGATTACCTCATCTAGCATGTTCATCAGTTCCTCTTTACTATCCGAATTATTCGGAGGGCTGTTTAGCTCAGATGGTAATTTTATTTTAATCGGTGGGAAGCCACCCATTTTAAAAAGCCGTTCTCCAAATTCTGTTTTTCCATGTGTTTGTACTTTCTCAGTTGCAGTACAAGCTTCCACATTGTCAAGGTATTCATGGGCAACAAGAATCAAATGGTCATACATTTGCCCAATGGACCATACTCCTTCCTCCGTTATTGTGTGTAATTGTTCCAGCGAATAATTTTGAAGATTATTTTTGTAGGTATGAATTACTTCCAAATCGGCCACACAATCACTCCTTTATTTGATGGGTGTGCAAATTCAATAATGCACACTTTACTTCCATTTTATGTTGATGAAGACCATCTAATCTAAAAAAAAGGAAGTTATTTGTAAGTAAGATTAAAAAACCAAATACAGATAACACACAAAGTGAAAAAGAACAGATGCAATAGCTCATCAAATTTCGACATGTTATTTGTGTTAATAAGGTCCGTACTAACAGTAAAACAGTTCACTCTTAATGAAAAATTTGTTCGTTAAAAAATTCTAACGAATAAATTTGTTCATTTTGAAGCCTGCTTATGATTTGCTTAATAACTCCCGCATTACGAAATTCATTTTGATTAAAATCTATCAACCCTGGGACATTAATCCATTTACTATCTACAATTTCATCTTCTACTAAATTCAATGACCCTCCAATAATTTCACCAGTAAAATGAAATAATATTACTTG encodes:
- a CDS encoding VOC family protein, translated to MRINRIDHVSINVNDLSGAKAFFLDLGLEVQAEWELDGEQLDRIVGLNDVKTSCVGLGMPDGEVWIELVKFYSPSDESNILQPFANTLGIRHICFNVEDIEAIVAKLKKKGTEIFSEIQQYEESYKLCYVRGPEGIILELAEKIG
- a CDS encoding S4 domain-containing protein; the encoded protein is MLNITFHWKLSQISERAVKKHCKMCRKLSVFSDTNVRRHNANGKSIYKYAIYKCEKNHTWNKKLAVYKSFTEHVAEMEEQKEESSILSAIPITSLVEQGVKVIHIVLEDVIGKHRIDKVLANQIEDWTRSQIIKKIEKGTIQLNEQVTKPSSRLSKGERISIFI
- a CDS encoding low molecular weight protein-tyrosine-phosphatase — encoded protein: MISVLFVCLGNICRSPMAEALFRDLVIKENLNDIILVDSAATSSWQIGLPPHQGTLDILKKYNISSTGLIGRPLIKEDFWRFDYIIGMDKNNIKNIYNITGKPNHPKIIRLLDLTKERKDIPDPFFTGDFEETYRLVSTGCRALLKKIYREEKLYY
- a CDS encoding DinB family protein — encoded protein: MADLEVIHTYKNNLQNYSLEQLHTITEEGVWSIGQMYDHLILVAHEYLDNVEACTATEKVQTHGKTEFGERLFKMGGFPPIKIKLPSELNSPPNNSDSKEELMNMLDEVIQRMRQLESKKNKINPDYKVKHGGFGWLNANEWYDLVSMHFRHHLRQKSELEGKLGIR